Part of the Pseudomonadota bacterium genome is shown below.
TGCCGCCAGTGGTAGTTGACCTGCGCCTGCGTGGTTGCGTTGATCGGGACCTGCAGGTTGGCGGTATAAAGATTGTGCGCCCAGTTGTCGCCGCCCCATTCATGGTCGTCGAACTGAACATATAAGTCGAACGGCGCCGCTGCCAGCGCCGGCCAGCCCGGTGTCAGCATCATCTGTTCGTAATGATGGTTGAAGTCCTGCGGGTTCGGCCCCGCCGCCACCGAATCGAACTGTACCGGCTCTGCGCTGATGCCCCAGGCGGTCGTCGCGTGATTCGTATACGGTGCATCGCCCTGGCTGATGACCAGGTCCGGGTCAAGGTCGATAATCGCGCTGGCGATCGTCAGCGGACGGGGGTGGTCCTCACAGGAGAACCAGGCGAATCCTCCGGCTGCGTCTACAATGGCGGGCAACGGCAGGAGCAGGAGCGCCAGAACGGCAGACGGGTGGCGGTAGCTGCCGCCGGATTGCGTGTTCACTTTGGATTTTCCTTGTACATGCTTGCCTGCTCGCGCTGCCGGTAGTGCCCGGATGCCTGCGGCAGGTAGCCGGGACTGTGGCTGTGCGATGTCGCGACGCGCCGTGAGAGGGCGATATTCTAGTTTCGCGCCGTGCTGCCATAACTAATGCTTTCGTACTACTACGCATGACCAGTGCATGACAGCGACACTGCCCCGGGTCATGACTGGGCGGAGTGATATCCCTGCGGGCACGAGGTTCTTCCGCGCTGCAAGGACAGCCAGCCGTTTGCGGTAACGCCCGGCGGTGCCGGTTAGCCCAGGCAGGCAATCCTGACAGTTCGGCGGCTATCCAACCGCGCGCCTGCGGATACAGCACCAGGTGTAAAGGCATCATTCCAGTGCCTGTCTGAGGATCACGGCCAGGTCGGACAGATCGATCATGCCGTCCATGTTCATGTCGCCATGCGCATACTGCGGCACTCGTGGCATGAGCTGGCCTGCCACGATGCGCATGGCGATCAGGACGTCCGCCGCATCGATGTTGCCGTCCGGATAGCCGTAAGGGGCCAGGTCGCCATCGGCCGGGGCGGGCAGGGAATACCTGTCCAGCGGATTCGAACCATGCAGGATCTCGATACCATCGGGGCTGCCGTCAGCGTCGCTGTCGGTCTTGCGGGGGTCGGTGCCAAAGTCCTGCTCACCGTCGGCGAAGCCATCCTGGTTGCTGTCGATACCGGCACTGACGCTGCCGATCGGCACGACGCCGCCGGCGCCGTCGACCAGGCCGTCGTGATCGGTGTCGGCCAGGTTGGGATTCGTGCCGGTAGCGGCCTCGGCGGGATCCGTGAGGCCGTCGCCGTCCGTATCGCGCAATGCCACGTCACCATCGAGCACGGGCAACACGTAGTTGAACTGTGCCTTGCCGGTCGCCCACTGGATGCCGCTGTAGAGGCTGAAGTAGACACCGCAGTCCGCGCCTGGCATGTTCGGGCATGCGACTGCTGCGTCTGCGTAGTGGTAGAAGTCGAGGCGCAGGTTGCTGAACTGCTGCAGATCCGGGTCGGTACCCGTCGCCAGCGAACCCCATGACAGCGCGGCGGTGCCGCCCAGTTCGCTGTAGAACAGGTGGCCGAGTTCGCCGCCCGTGCAACTGAAGCCCAGTCCATCGGTCCGGGCCGCCCCGGCCAGGGTCTTGCAGGTCGGGTCCGGGCCGGCGGAGCGGGGCAGACGCCAGTCGCTGTATGACACGCCATAGGCGCTGTTGTAGTACACCAGCTGCTCGGTCCAGGCCATGGCGGCCCACCAGGTCATTCTGCCGTTGAACGCCCCACTGTCATCGTGCAGGAATTCGGCCGCCGAGAGCGCATGGCCCGCGATCGGGCCGGCGGTGGCGACTATCTCGCTGACGCGCGCAGCAGTGAGTTCGCTGGCCGCAAAATTGGCATCGGCAAGCCAGGTGACATTCAGCTCCGTGTCATAAACGAGCCCGCCGCCGCGTGCCTGCAGGGCCGCATGCGCGCCGTCGGCAACCAGCACGAATGCGGCGAACAGTACGCTTGCGGGCAGCCCGGTGGACGGCAGCTGTGCTTGCCTGCGCAGGGTGGCGAGCCGGGGTGCTTGCATTGCGGCTATGAATACTGCACGAAGGCGCGGGATATGGCCTGCGCGCCGAAGCCCATCAGCTGCTGGATGGCCGGTGTCGGAACCATGCCGGCACGGGACAGCTCGCCCATCAGTTCGGCCAGATTGCCGGGCTCGTCGTATGCCAGGCGTCCGAAGCGCATGAGATGCAGCCTGCGGATCTTGCCCAGGAAATAGCTGCCGGCGACTGGCTGTCCGTTGCCCTGATTGGCGCCGACACTCAGGGCCGTGGCCGGGGTGATCTGCTGGGGAGCGATATCACCAATCCCGCTCAAGGTCTTGATCGACGAGGTTGCCTGGACGTCGGTACCGTCCCGGTAGGTGTGGGTGAACGCGGCGTTGACCCCCGTGCCGGCGGGCCGGTGGTCGATCCGGCAGAAGATGTTGCGACGGCTGTTGCTGACATCGCCCGTTTCCACGACCACGTCGGTATAGCCCAGGCTTCTGCTCTGCAGGGTGAACCGCACCACGCCGTTCGTCCGGTATCCCACGCGGATGCCGTCGAACAGTCCGGCGCTGTTGTAACCGCAATACAGAATGGTTTCCCGGTTCTGGGGATCGGGGGAGACCGCGCCGACCTCGAGCTGAAAGCCGATCAGATAGCTGGCATCGCCCGGACACGCGACGCCGGCGAACAGCGCCGGATCCGCAGACCAGGGCGTCAGCAATGACGTGTTCAGTCCGTTGCCGTTGAACCAGCCGTTACCCGCGGACCACGGATTGCCGCCCACCGTGACGAAATCCGGCAGCGGGTTCTGGATCCCGGCTGCCTGGCCGTGCTGTTCCAGCGGGAAATAGCACCAGTTGAAACTCATATTGCCACCATCTGGTTTCTGGATGCCCGGTGATACAGCCTGGCCGCATACTTGACCACGCCGCGGCCGCCATCGACATGCGCGATATCCAGATACATCGGGCTTTGCTCCGGGTGCACCGTGACGAGGATGAAGTTGTGCAGGAAGCGGTCACCGATGTTGGTGTCCGAATGCTCCGAGTATTGCAGCTGCCCGCCCCAGCCCCACGGGCGGGTCGGCGCATCGAAGCCCGCGCCGCCCACCGCATTCGCATCGCCGAGTGTGCCCGCGCTCCAGGCCCAGAAGTCATCGAGCTTCAGTGTGTGTACGGTGTGGTTGTCGCCGTAAATCGAAACCAGGTTGCCGGCCACGCCGTTCAGGTTCGGACGTGACTTCATGTCGGCCAGCCAGGCCTGGGCCTCGCTGGCATGGAATTCCAGCCACGGCTGCCCGACCTGGGTCAGCCCGGACTCGTGCATGGCGATCTTGAACGCGTGGGTATCCACGTCCAGGAATGCCATGTGGTCGGCAATCTGCTGCGCGCCGTAACAGGGGGTATCGGTAGGGACCCGCGAATCATACGGCTCGATGAATCTCGACATGTCCCACAACGAAATCCTGACCGGGCCCATGTCCTTTCCCAGTACCATTGCCCGGGGCGCAGCGGGGCGGGTTGAGAGCGGCCGAAGAGGCATCCCATTCCTACCGTACGATCTCCTCGAGGCTGCCGGCACCCGGATACAGGGTTTCAGCATCCGGTCACCAGCGGCAGGGTTGGCGTCGCCCCGGCACCAGTTACCGCCGATGGCGTGGTCACCGCCGGAGTAGCAGCATGGCAGATTGCGATAGACCCACTGCCGGTCGGGCAGCATCCATTTTGCCGCACTCTCGAACACGCCGTAGTTCGCTGCCCACGCCTTGGCGTAATCCGCGCCGATGCCGGTATCCTGGGGGGCGCCGGTGGAATGAAACCCGGTGAGTGGATCGTTGACCGTGAAGGTGTCTGTGTAGTGCACGTCATCGATGTGAAACATGCTCACGATCGGTACCGGTGAGTTCGTGACCAGCTGCCGGATGATCCGGTGTGTATTGGTGGGATTGCGCGGGGTAGCGCCGTCACAGGTGCCGATGATGAACCCGAACGGCGTCTGACTGTTGTCCGGCAATGTCTGGAACGACCCATCCAGGGTCACACCGTCCTGTGTGACCGAGTAGGTATACCCGGTCCACGGCCGCAGCCCGCTAAAGCGGATTCTCACAGTCCACAGGCCGCGGGCGGGCAATTCGTCCACCCGCAGCGAGGGCGCGTCGATGGCGATGTTGCCGCCGCCAGAAACGGTTGCGGAGAGCGGCGCGCTGCCGGGATCGGTCAGTGTGACGACATTCAGCAGCAAGCGGTCTGTGGCAACGTCACCCAGGCGGATGGCGAACGGCATATTCAATTACCAATCATGGCGATGAACGGTACCGCTGAACGCTGATCCTCCACCAGCAGCCCCCTGACCGCATTGTCACGGTGTGGCTCGTCGATGCGGATCACCACCCCGGTACGGCCGCCGCGGAAGCTCACCCGGCTGGCGTTGCCCAGCCCGATGAGGCGTGCACCGGAAGGCACGTGGATCGTATCGGTGACGGTATAGGCACCGTGTTGCAGCGCGGCCGGATAGCCGCTATGGGCGCTGGCGCGCAGCGCGGCATTGATGGCTTCGGTGTCATCGCCGCCGGTCGGGGCTATGACTATCTGCGTAGCGGACAGGCTGACCGAGGGGCAGGCGGCGATGAATCCCTGCAGCGCGGAATAGGTCAGGAACTGGCGGCGGTTCATTGAAAAACTCCTGGCGGATAAGCTCGCATCAGCACGAATTGTCCTTGCCCGAGGAGCGGACAATACGCCGCCGCCCGCGTTGCAGGGCAGCGACGCTGCGGACGGGGCCGCGGCAGCCAGTGATCACCGGGTTCGCGTAATGCCGGGCAGCGCGATGCGATGCTCCGCGCCGGTTCTGGATTTACGTGACTGTCACGCGCCTGCACTGCGGTCTCCGCGCACCGGACCACGACAGGTCACGGTCAGCACACGGTTAAGGGTTACAGGCCCACCTGCGGACGAACGCTGCTGACAGATTGCTCGGAGATACACGATCCGGGCTGGACCGCTGTCAAAGCGGGCGTGCTCGCCTGCGCCTGCGCTATTCCGGAATGGAATATGCGCTATCAATCTATGCCGGCGCTGCCGGGCGTGTCACCTATACCTAGGTACTAATTGACAGGAGCTGGCGGCCCGGTTCGCGTTGCTTGCTGGCCGCCCGAGTGGTGCCACGCGTTTGATGATAATGGGTCGCATTCAGTATCACTCTCATCATCCCGGGCAACCGCCTCGGGAACGGGCGGTGTTGTGCCCTGGCTGTGTCGCGACGTGCACGTGCAACGAGCTGCAACACGCTCGCCGCGCCGTGCCTGGAGTCAAAATCGGCATGGTCGCGGCCGCGGGTGATGAAGAGACTGGTTCCAATCAACAGCGAATCGAGCGGGCGAGAAGTCAGGGTGGCGTGAGGGTGCGCAGTGCCAGGGCGCCGTGCTGCCGGGTGGCGGTACGAGAGGCGCATCCAGACCCTGCGCAGCACCTCCCGTACCGTATTGGCGCCGGTAATCAGAAATGCAGGTAGGCGCCTAGGTAGGGTCCAGAAAACTCGATGTTCGCATAGGAGCCATCGAAATCATCGAGATCCAGTTTGAGTTTGCGGTAGCCGCCCTCGACACCCAGCCGCCAGGGTGTGTCATAGGTGGCGCGGACGGTGAAGTCGTAGAACTTGTTGCCACTGTATCCCATATAGGAACCGCTGGCATCCACCCCCAGTCCGGTCAGCGGCAGGTCGATGCCTGCGCCCGCGTAGAGCATCAGCGCCACGCCGGTTGCCGATGCCGTGTCGGTCCCGGAGGTGGCGCCGGTGATGCGGGCATCGAGGTCGAGGTACTTCGCGTTCACGCCCAGATCCAGGTTGGCGACGTTGTCCAGGAGACGCCAGTACAGGGTCAGGTCGACCTGGTTGAGCTTGACCGCGCTGGTGACGGGTTCGTTGACCGTGAACGTGATGTCACCCCAGGTGAAGTTGTTCGACAGGACGCCGCTGGCGGAAGTGTCGATCTTGGTGCCCGCGATTTTGACGTTGGGTACCAGCGGGACCGGATGTTCCAGCACGGCGTAGAGCGTGGTCAGTGAATCGTCGTTGTAGCCGAGGTCGCTATTCACATCGATGTCGTCGGCGG
Proteins encoded:
- a CDS encoding TIGR04219 family outer membrane beta-barrel protein, encoding MERPMLVLALVLPLVAAATVARADTLGVWVGANYWNFDISGTARYKSTNPADDIDVNSDLGYNDDSLTTLYAVLEHPVPLVPNVKIAGTKIDTSASGVLSNNFTWGDITFTVNEPVTSAVKLNQVDLTLYWRLLDNVANLDLGVNAKYLDLDARITGATSGTDTASATGVALMLYAGAGIDLPLTGLGVDASGSYMGYSGNKFYDFTVRATYDTPWRLGVEGGYRKLKLDLDDFDGSYANIEFSGPYLGAYLHF